Sequence from the Nocardia cyriacigeorgica GUH-2 genome:
ATCGTCGACAACATGGCCTGGACCGGGCAGCTCTCCGCGGTGGACTTCCTGCGCGATATCGGCAAGCACTTCTCGGTCAACGTCATGCTCGCCCGCGACACCGTCAAACGGCGCCTCGACGGCGAAGGCATCTCCTACACCGAGTTCAGCTACATGCTGCTGCAAGCCAACGACTACTTGCAGCTGCGCCGCAATCACGGCTGCCTGCTCCAGGTCGGCGGTTCCGACCAGTGGGGCAACATCATCGCCGGCGTCGAACTCAACCGCCGCGTCGACGGAGCCCACGTGCACGCGCTCACCGTCCCCCTGGTGACTTCGGCCGACGGCAAGAAGTTCGGCAAGTCCACCGGCGGCGGCAGCCTCTGGCTCGATCCGGAGATGACCAGCCCCTACGCCTGGTACCAGTACTTCGTGAACACCGCCGACGCCGACGTCATCCGGTACCTGCGCTGGTTCACCTTCCTCGACCGCGAGGAACTGGCCGAACTCGAGCAGGCCACCGCCGAACGCCCGCATGCCAGGGAAGCGCAGCGCCGGCTGGCCGCAGAGATGACCGATCTGGTGCACGGCCCCGAGCACACCCGCGCCGTCCAACTGGCCAGCCAGGCCCTGTTCGGCCGCGCCGACCTGCGCGAGCTCGACGAATCGACCCTCGCCGCGGCCCTGCGGGAAGCGGCCGTCGACGGCACCGTCGCCGAGATCGCCCCCGGTCAGCCGAACACCATCGTCGACTTGCTGGTGGCCTCCGGCCTGTGCGAGAGCCGCGGCGCGGCCCGTCGCGCGGTGAACGAGGGTGGTGCTTCGGTGAACAACGAGCGCGTCACCGACATCGAATGGACTCCCGAAGCAGGCGACTACCTGCACGAACGGTGGCTGGTACTGCGCCGTGGCAAGCGCAACTTCGCGGGCGTCCTGCGGGCCGGCGGAAATTGATCTTGGTGGCCTGAGTCACATCCGTGTGATTCAGGCCGTTTCCAAGCCTTTCCGCGAGCCCCTGACCTGCACGAACAGCCCGCTGACGTGGCGATTTGACGTGATGTTCTCCGCCGCGTAACTTATTCAACGTCAGAGCGACACGGACACCGACCCGGAGCCCCGAGGGCCTGGGAAACGAGGTAGGACGAGGAGCGCCTGACGAAGCAGGTTCAGCCGGTGTTTGACTCCGAGTCTTGGACTGGCTAAGATAGAAAAGTTGCCTCACAGAAGCCCCAGCTAGTACCTGGAGTCGAAGTGTGTGCGTGTGTTCTTTGAGAACTCAATAGTGTGTCGATGAATGTCAGTGCCAATATTTTATTGGTTCCGGCCCCTCATACCCCCGTGTGTTGTGGGTCGGACATTTAGTCAGCAAACATTTTTGCTGGCGTTTTGTTTTGCTGGGTTTTCGGACTCTAGTTTAGATCTGATTGCACCTTCGGGTGTGATTGTGAGTCTTCAACGGAGAGTTTGATCCTGGCTCAGGACGAACGCTGGCGGCGTGCTTAACACATGCAAGTCGAGCGGTAAGGCCCTTCGGGGTACACGAGCGGCGAACGGGTGAGTAACACGTGGGTGATCTGCCTCGCACTCTGGGATAAGCCTGGGAAACTGGGTCTAATACCGGATATGACCTTACATCGCATGGTGTTTGGTGGAAAGATTTATCGGTGCGAGATGGGCCCGCGGCCTATCAGCTTGTTGGTGGGGTAATGGCCTACCAAGGCGACGACGGGTAGCCGGCCTGAGAGGGCGACCGGCCACACTGGGACTGAGACACGGCCCAGACTCCTACGGGAGGCAGCAGTGGGGAATATTGCACAATGGGCGAAAGCCTGATGCAGCGACGCCGCGTGAGGGATGACGGCCTTCGGGTTGTAAACCTCTTTCGACAGGGACGAAGCGCAAGTGACGGTACCTGTAGAAGAAGCACCGGCCAACTACGTGCCAGCAGCCGCGGTAATACGTAGGGTGCGAGCGTTGTCCGGAATTACTGGGCGTAAAGAGCTTGTAGGCGGCTTGTCGCGTCGATCGTGAAAACTTGGGGCTCAACCCCAAGCTTGCGGTCGATACGGGCAGGCTTGAGTACTTCAGGGGAGACTGGAATTCCTGGTGTAGCGGTGAAATGCGCAGATATCAGGAGGAACACCGGTGGCGAAGGCGGGTCTCTGGGAAGTAACTGACGCTGAGAAGCGAAAGCGTGGGTAGCGAACAGGATTAGATACCCTGGTAGTCCACGCCGTAAACGGTGGGTACTAGGTGTGGGTTTCCTTCCACGGGATCCGTGCCGTAGCTAACGCATTAAGTACCCCGCCTGGGGAGTACGGCCGCAAGGCTAAAACTCAAAGGAATTGACGGGGGCCCGCACAAGCGGCGGAGCATGTGGATTAATTCGATGCAACGCGAAGAACCTTACCTGGGTTTGACATACACCGGAAACCTGCAGAGATGTAGGCCCCCTTGTGGTCGGTGTACAGGTGGTGCATGGCTGTCGTCAGCTCGTGTCGTGAGATGTTGGGTTAAGTCCCGCAACGAGCGCAACCCTTATCTTATGTTGCCAGCGCGTAATGGCGGGGACTCGTGAGAGACTGCCGGGGTCAACTCGGAGGAAGGTGGGGACGACGTCAAGTCATCATGCCCCTTATGTCCAGGGCTTCACACATGCTACAATGGCCGGTACAGAGGGCTGCGATACCGTGAGGTGGAGCGAATCCCTTAAAGCCGGTCTCAGTTCGGATCGGGGTCTGCAACTCGACCCCGTGAAGTTGGAGTCGCTAGTAATCGCAGATCAGCAACGCTGCGGTGAATACGTTCCCGGGCCTTGTACACACCGCCCGTCACGTCATGAAAGTCGGTAACACCCGAAGCCGGTGGCCTAACCCCTCGTGGGAGGGAGCCGTCGAAGGTGGGATCGGCGATTGGGACGAAGTCGTAACAAGGTAGCCGTACCGGAAGGTGCGGCTGGATCACCTCCTTTCTAAGGAGCATCTGCACTGCTCGCTTCGTAGAGTCGAAGGTCGAGAGTGCCAGAGCCGCTTATGTTCCCGAATGTGGAACTGCGGAGCTCATGGGTGGAACGCTGACATGTGCCGGCATCAACTTCACTGCTGAGTCAGTGGGGCGCCGGATGTAGTCGACACACTGTTGGGTCCTGAAAGAACAGACGTTCTTTCCAGGCAAAAATACGACGAAATCTTCTTCGCGGACATACCGCAGGGTTTCTCTGGCTGGTGCCGCAGTAGCGAGAAGGTTTTGTGTGTTGTTTGAGAACTGCACAGTGGACGCGAGCATCTTTGTTAGTAAGTGTGTAAGAGCGTACGGTGGATGCCTTGGCACCAGGAGCCGATGAAGGACGTAGGAGGCTGCGATAAGCCTCGGGGAGCTGTCAACCGAGCTGAGATCCGAGGATGTCCGAATGGGGAAACCCAGCACGAGTGATGTCGTGTTACCCGCGCCTGAATGTATAGGGCGTGTGGAGGGAACGTGGGGAAGTGAAACATCTCAGTACCCACAGGAAGAGAAAACAATAGTGATTCCGTGAGTAGTGGCGAGCGAAAGCGGAAGAGGCTAAACCGTGTAGATGTGATAGCCGGCAGGCGTTGTCTATGCGGGGTTGTGGGGCTCATTTTCTCGTTACTGCCGTGGCGAGCAACAGTCAGAAAAGTTCGTGTTAGCTGAATTGGTCTGGGACGGCCAACCATAGACGGTGAGAGTCCGGTAAGCGAAAACACGTGCTCTGTTGTAGTGAGTACCCGAGTAGCAGCGGGCCCGTGAAATCTGCTGTGAATCTGCCGGGACCACCCGGTAAGCCTGAATACTCCCTGGTGACCGATAGCGGACTAGTACCGTGAGGGAAAGGTGAAAAGTACCCCGGGAGGGGAGTGAAATAGTACCTGAAACCGTGCGCTTACAATCCGTCAGAGCCTGCGCCTAGTTTACTAGGGTGGGTGATGGCGTGCCTTTTGAAGAATGAGCCTGCGAGTTAGTGGCATGTGGCGAGGTTAACCCGTGGTGGGGTAGCCGTAGCGAAAGCGAGTCCGAATAGGGCGGTTTGAGTCGCGTGTTCTAGACCCGAAGCGGAGTGATCTACCCATGGCCAGGGTGAAGCGACGGTAAGACGTCGTGGAGGCCCGAACCCACTTAGGTTGAAAACTGAGGGGATGAGCTGTGGGTAGGGGTGAAAGGCCAATCAAACTCCGTGATAGCTGGTTCTCCCCGAAATGCATTTAGGTGCAGCGTCACGTGTTTCACGCCGGAGGTAGAGCTACTGGATGGCCTAGGGGGCCCACAAGCTTACCGAAGTCAGCCAAACTCCGAATGCCGGTGTGTGAGAGCGTGGCAGTGAGACTGCGGGGGATAAGCTTCGTAGTCGAGAGGGAAACAGCCCAGATCGCCGGCTAAGGCCCCTAAGCGTGTACTAAGTGGAAAAGGATGTGGAGTCGCGAAGACAACCAGGAGGTTGGCTTAGAAGCAGCCACCCTTGAAAGAGTGCGTAATAGCTCACTGGTCAAGTGATTCTGCGCCGACAATGTAGCGGGGCTCAAGTACACCGCCGAAGCCGCGGCACTCCAACATGACATCCACATCCGACTACGGTTGGGTGTGCAGTGGTTGGGGTGGGTAGGGGAGCGTCGTACAGCCAGGGAAGCAGCGGTGTGAACCAGTTGTGGAGGCTGTGCGAGTGAGAATGCAGGCATGAGTAGCGAAAGACGAGTGAGAAACTCGTCCGCCGAATGACCAAGGGTTCCTGGGCCAGGTTAATCCGCCCAGGGTGAGTCGGGACCTAAGGCGAGGCCGACAGGCGTAGTCGATGGACAACGGGTTGATATTCCCGTACCCGTGTATCCGCGCCCATGCTGAATCAGTGGTACTAACCATCCAAATCCGGACGGATTCTCTTCGGAGAACCTGAAGGGGCTGCATGGGACCTTCGCTGGTAGTAGGCAAGCGATGGGGTGACGCAGGAAGGTAGCTGGGCCAGTCAGTGGTTGTACTGGTGTAAGCCTGTAGGGAGTCTGATAGGCAAATCCGTCAGACATGTATCCTGAGAGGTGATGCGTAGCCGATTGAGGCGAATTCAGTGATCCTATGCTGCCGAGAAAAGCCTCTAGTGAGTTGGTACACGGCCCGTACCCCAAACCGACACAGGTGGTCAGGTAGAGAATACTGAGGCGATCGAGAGAACTGTGGTTAAGGAACTCGGCAAAATGCCCCCGTAACTTCGGGAGAAGGGGGACCACGCCTGGTGACCGGATTTACTCCGTGAGCTGGGGGTGGTCGCAGAGACCAGAGAGAAGCGACTGTTTACTAAAAACACAGGTCCGTGCGAAGTCGTAAGACGATGTATACGGACTGACGCCTGCCCGGTGCCGGAAGGTTAAGAGGACCGGTTAGCGACCTTCGGGTTGCGAAGCTGAGAATTTAAGCCCCGGTAAACGGCGGTGGTAACTATAACCATCCTAAGGTAGCGAAATTCCTTGTCGGGTAAGTTCCGACCTGCACGAATGGCGTAACGACTTCTCTGCTGTCTCAACCACAGACTCGGCGAAATTGCATTACGAGTAAAGATGCTCGTTACGCGCGGCAGGACGAAAAGACCCCGGGACCTTCACTATAGCTTGGTATTGGTGTTCGGTACGGTTTGTGTAGGATAGGTGGGAGACTGTGAAGCATGCACGCCAGTGTGTGTGGAGTCGTCGTTGAAATACCACTCTGATCGTATTGGACCTCTAACCTCGGACCATGATCTGGTTCAGGGACAGTGCCTGGTGGGTAGTTTAACTGGGGCGGTTGCCTCCCAAAATGTAACGGAGGCGCCCAAAGGTTCCCTCAGCCTGGTTGGCAATCAGGTGTCGAGTGCAAGTGCACAAGGGAGCTTGACTGTGAGACAGACATGTCGAGCAGGGACGAAAGTCGGGACTAGTGATCCGGCACCGGCATGTGGAAGCGGTGTCGCTCAACGGATAAAAGGTACCCCGGGGATAACAGGCTGATCTTCCCCAAGAGTCCATATCGACGGGATGGTTTGGCACCTCGATGTCGGCTCGTCGCATCCTGGGGCTGGAGTAGGTCCCAAGGGTTGGGCTGTTCGCCCATTAAAGCGGCACGCGAGCTGGGTTTAGAACGTCGTGAGACAGTTCGGTCTCTATCCGCCGCGCGCGTCAGAAACTTGAGGAAGGCTGTCCCTAGTACGAGAGGACCGGGACGGACGAACCTCTGGTGTGCCAGTTGTCCTGCCAAGGGCACTGCTGGTTGGCTACGTTCGGAAGGGATAACCGCTGAAAGCATCTAAGCGGGAAGCCTGTTCCAAGATGAGGTTTCTCACCCACTCGATGGGTTAAGGCCCCCTACAGACCATGGGGTTGATAGGCCAGAACTGGAAGCCCGGTAACGGGTGGAGGTGACTGGTACTAATAGGCCGAGGACTTACCAACAAAGAAGCTACGCGTCCACTGTGCAGTATCTGAAACAACACACGAACCGTGTGATCCAGGTGAAAGGGGCTGCGCCCCTTTCGAACCCCGAGGGATCGGGGTTGGGTTTCCCGGGGGCGAGGCCCCCGAACCCCCCGGGAAGAGAGAGGTTTTCTCTCCGGATCGGGTGCTCGAGGGCCAGGCCCTCGAAAACCTTGGGTCCGTCACGGTGTGACAGTTTCATAGAGTTACGGCGGCTATAGCGGTGGGGAAACGCCCGGTCCCATTCCGAACCCGGAAGCTAAGGCCACCTGCGCCGATGGTACTGCACTCGACAGGGTGTGGGAGAGTAGGACACCGCCGGAACATCCTTCACGATAGGGGACCCATACACTGGGTCCCCTATCGTCGTTTGTATACCAATAACGTCCGGCAAACGCCGGGCACACGTCGGATTTCGTGGCCGAGCCACCTATGCGCGAAACTCAGAAAGGGACCACCGTGCCGGAACAGAACGACGGTCGGAAACCCTTCCGCCGCAACGACCCCGAGCGCGGATTCGGAGGCCGCGGCGACAATCGGGGCGACCGCGGTACTTCGGGTGACCGCGGCGGTCGGGGCGGCCACCACGGCGGTGGACGCGACAGCTGGGAGCCGCGCGAAGGCGGCCCCGCTCGGCGCGGACCGCGCAACGACAGCGGCGACCGTAATGAGCAGCGGGGCGGGAATTGGGGTCGCGGCGAGGATCGCGGATATCGGGACCGGCGCGACTCCGATCGACGTAGCTCGTCCGAAGGGCGGCCGCAGTGGCGGGACCGCCGCGACGACGCACCGCGGCGCGATTCGGGCGACCGGCCCTGGAACGACCGCGGCGGAGACCGTCGCGGCGGCGAACGCGGTTCTTCTGCCGGCTCGGACCGTCGTGGTTACGGCCGGACCGGTGATCGCGATGACCGGCGCGGTGGCGAACGACGTGACTGGGGGTCGTCGGACCAGGACCGTCGCGGATTTGGCCGCACGGGTGACCGCGACGACCGGCGAGGGGCCGGCGACCGGCGCCGATACGACGACACCGGCTCATCGGACCGCGGTGGATTCCGCCGCGACCGCGACCGTCCCGAATCCGGCGGGCGCCCGAACTTCGGCGACAAGCCCGGTGGCTACCGGCGCTCCACCGACGATGCGCGCGGTGGACGCGACGACCGCCGCGGTGACGATCGCTACCAGGCTTCCGATCGGGGCGGTTTCCGGCGGTCCGCGGACAAGGGCGGATTCCGGCGCACCTCCGATGACGCCGGCGACCGGCGCAACGTTGAACAGAGCGGTTTCCGCCGACGCGACAGTGACACCGAACGACCGGGCCGCTCCGGCGATCGTCCCGGCGGGTTCCGGCGTTCCTCGGATGATCCTCGTGGCGGCCGCGATGACCGTCGGCATGGTGGAGATCAGGGCGGGTTCCGTCGTCGCGACAGCGAAAGCGGGCGGCCGAGCAGCTCCGGGAACCGTCCCGGCGGGTTCCGTCGCTCCGGCGAGGAATCACGCGGCGGGAGCGGCGGTGGGTTCCGTCGACGTGAGCACGAAGGCGGACGTCCGGGTCAGTCCGAGCGTGGATACGGCAGGCGCGACGACTCGGGCTACCAGGGCAATCGCGGCGGTGGTTTCCGTCGACAGGACGACCGATCGTCGCAGCGCTCCTTCCCCAGCAATGAAGCGAAGAACCGCGCCGACACCGGCCGTGACGCCGGCAAGCGTGGTCGACGTGACGATATTGCGCAGACCGGCCCCGAAGATTCGTTCGAGGACAGCCAGAACCTCGGCGTCGGCGAGACAGTTTCGGAGCAGGCGCCCAGCCGTGGCGCGCAGGCCGGATCGTCGGAAAGCACCCGACCAGGAGAAGGCGCACCGCAGGCCGAGTTGGCCGGCGACCCAGGACACGCGGGAGAGCGCGCCGAATCTACCGAGACTGCTCGTGCTGATGCGCGCGCCGATCGCACCGGTACACCGGATGACACGCACGCCCGGGCGGGCGAGTCCCCTGCCGAGTCGACGACGACCTCCGACACCTCCGCGCGTCGAGTCGAAGCGCCCTCTGGCGGACAAGAGCAGTCGGGGTCGGGCGAGTCGCGCATTGGGTCGCCAGGTACATCTGAAGAGTCTGCTGAGTCCGCGCGTGGAGTCGAGCCGGCCGCGTCCGCAGCATCCGGCCACGATCTACCGCTGTTCCAGGCGGCAGGATCGCCCCAGGCTCAGGGCCAGAGCTCCTCGGCTGACGACGTCGCGTCGCACCGCACCGACGAGACAGCGGCACGCGATGCGGAGCGGAACTCGGCCGCCGCGGGGGATGACCGAACCGCCGCCGACGCACCGTCCGGTCGGCGTGGCGATTCGGATCAGGCGGGCCGACCGGCAGACTTGACCGAAGGCGGTGGCTCGGGCCCGGACGTGTCTGTCGACCGCCGCGACGATGCCGCCGAACAGCGGTCCACGGTGGCCGCACAGACCGGAGAGCGGGGCGATGTGACCGAGAATGGCGACCGTGGCCGGCGCGGAGGAGATCGCGGCTGGAACGAGCGCGGGCCGCGGCGTGAGGAGGGCCGTCGAGGCGACGGGCCCGGTGGCGACCGGCGGCGTGGCGGAGAAGGTGGCCGTGGACCCGGCGGCCGGATGATGGATCGCCGTCCGCCTCGCCCGGAAGAGCCGGATCTGCCTGACGACGTTCAGGCCTCCGATCTCGACACCACCATCCGGCGCGACCTGCTGAGCCTGGACAAGGGCAATGCCGAGACCGTTGCCAGGCATCTGGTGATGGCGGCGCGGCTGCTCGACGACGATCCTGGTCTGGCGCTCGCGCACGCTCGCGCCGCCCGTCAGCGGGCGGGTCGTATCGCTGTGGTCCGCGAGACCGCGGGCGTCGTGGCCTATCACGCGGGCGAATGGGCCGAAGCCCTGTCCGAGCTGCGGACCGCGCGGCGCATGTCGGGCGGGTCCGGTCTGCTCGCGGTGATGGCCGACTGCGAACGCGGGCTCGGCCGGCCCGAACGGGCCATCGAACTGGGCCGCAGCGAGGAAGCCAGGGCGTTGCGTGGCGACGAGGCCACCGAGCTGCGCATCGTGGTGGCCGGGGCCCGGATGGACCTCGGCCAGTACGACCAGGCCGTGGTGACGTTGCAGACCAACGACCTCGACCCGTCCCGCACCGGCTCGGCCGCGGCCCGCCTGTTCTACGCCTACGCCGACGCCCTCGTGGCCGCAGGCCGCACCGACGAGGGCCTGACCTGGTTCCTCAATGCGGCCGCCGCCGACCTCGACGGCGAAACCGACGCCGAGGAACGGGCCGCGGAACTCACCGGCGACGCCTGATCGGAGCGCTGGGCCCGGAGGACCGAACTCCTCGGACAGCTGAGCGACTCCGACGGCGGAGCCGGCCGCCGATGTGCGCGCCGTCGCGCAAACCCTGGCGAGCGGGTGCACGTGCTCCGCGCCGGCTGCTATCGAGTTCCCGGCCACCACTTGTCGGTGGCCGGGCTTACAGTGCCAGGCGGTGGGATCAACTGCCCGCTGATACCGGTCGGCCGTCGGGCCGCGAGGGGTGGGAGGATTTCGATGGTGACGCTCGATCGGTGCGAGGGAGTGAAATGATGCGGGTGCGGGACCGATACGGGGCGCTGCTGCTGGACCTGGACGGGACGCTGTATCGCGGGCAGGCCGTGATCGACGGGGCGCCGGCGGCGCTGGCGGACGGATCGCAGCGGCTGGTCTACGTCACCAATAACGCCAGCCGCGGGCCCGCGGTGGTGGCCGAACATCTGGCCGAGCTCGGATTCCGGGCCGGCACCGGCGACGTGGTCACCAGCGCGCAGGCGGCGGCACGGCTGCTGGCGGAGCGGCTGGAACCGCAGGCGCAGGTGCTGGTCGTCGGCACCGACGATCTCGCCGCCGAAGTGAGCGCCGTCGGACTACGGCCGGTGCGCCGGTTCAATGGCTCGGCACCGGCGGCGGTCGTCCAGGGGCATTCACCCGAGACCGGCTGGCCCGACCTCGCCGAAGCCGCCTACGCGCTGCGTGCGGACGCGCTGTGGATCGCCGCCAATACCGATAAGACGCTGCCGAACGAGCGCGGGCTGGCCCCGGGCAACGGTTCGATGGTGGCGGCGCTGCGGGCGGCGTCGGATCGCGAGCCGATCGTCGCGGGCAAGCCGTACGCCCCGCTGCTCGAAGACGCGCTGGTGCGGGCGGGTACCCGGGACGCGCTGGTGGTGGGTGATCGGCTCGACACCGATATCGAGGGCGCGCAGTGCGTCGAGCTGGATTCGTTGCTGGTGCTCACCGGTGTCAGCACGCTGGCCGACCTCGCCGAATGGCCGGAACACCTCTGGCCCACCTATGTCGCGAACTCGCTGGACGCGCTGAACCAGCCGCCGGTGCCCGCCAGCGGCGGCGGGATCGGTGATCTCGCCGACACCCTGCGCGACAATCCTGGTCGCGCCGTGACGGTACGCGCGTCCCGATCCGAAATCCGATAGCGTTGTCGCCACGATGAGTACTCCCACGCCCCGCCCGCCTGTGCCCGGCCCCCGCCCCGGGGCGCCGCTGCCCGGTCAGCATCTGCCGGGTGCGCAGGGACGTCCGGAACCGGCCGACCCCGACCGCATCCGCACCGAGATCGATGCCCTGCTGGCCGAACTCGGTGCCGGTGCCGGCCCCGGTGACGGTGATCCCGACAGCGGCACCGACATCGCCCGGCGAGCGCACATCCTGGAACAGGCCCACGAGGTCCTGGTGCAGGCGCTGGCGACGGTGGACAAGATCTGAGGTGGCCAGGCGCGCACGAGTGGACGCCGAGCTGGTACGCCGCGGATTGGCCAGATCGCGAGAACACGCGGTCGAGCTGATCGGCGCGGGCCGCGTCCTCATCAATGGCACCGTCGCGGTGAAACCGGCGACGGCGGTGGAACCGGGAACGCCGCTGCTGGTCCGGGAGCAACCTGACGAGGTCTCCTGGGCATCGCGCGGTGCGCACAAACTGCTGGGAGCGCTCGAAGCGTTCGAACCCGAAGGTTTGACCGTCGCGGGGAAACGCTGCTTGGACGCCGGTGCGTCGACCGGTGGGTTCACCGATGTGCTGCTGTCGCGGCAGGCAAGCGAAGTCGTCGCCGCCGACGTCGGCTACGGCCAGCTGGTGTGGCGGTTGCAGAACGACGAACGCGTGCACGTCATGGACCGCACCAACGTGCGCACGCTGAGCGCCGAGGCGATCGGCGGCCCGGTGCAGCTGGTGGTGACCGACCTGTCGTTCATCTCGCTCGCGCTGGTGCTGCCCGCTCTGGCCGCCTGTGCGGCGCCCGGCGCGGATCTGCTGCCGATGGTGAAGCCGCAGTTCGAGGTGGGCAAGGAAAGAGTAGGCTCCGGCGGTGTGGTGCGCGATCCGGCGCTGCGGGCCGAAGCGGTCCGCACGGTGGCCGCGGCCGCGGCCGAATTGGGTTTGCGCACCCTGGCGGCGGTTGCCAGCCCACTGCCGGGGCCGTCGGGCAACGTCGAGTACTTCCTGTGGTTGCGCAACGACGGACCGTTCGACTACGACGAAGCGGCGGTCGCGGCTCTGGTCGAAGGTGCGGTTGAGGAGGGTCCACAGTGAACGCGCTGACGGGCGAGGCCGGCGGGCGGGAGATCCTGCTGGTATCGCATCCGGGCCGGGCCGAGATCATCGAGACCTCGCATCGGGTGGCGAAGATCCTCGCCGACGCGGGCATCGGGCTGCGCGTGCTGGCCGACGAGGCCTACAGCACCAAGTTCGAAGCCGATTCCGGCGCCAGCGGTGGTTATCCGGTGCGGGTCGTCGAACACAAACCCGACGCTGCGCTGGGCTGCGAGATGGTGCTCGCCCTCGGCGGTGACGGCACGTTCCTGCGCGGGGCCGAACTGGCGCGCACCGCGTCGGTGCCGGTGCTGGGAATCAACTTGGGTCGCATCGGATTCCTGACCGAAGCCGAGGCCGAACACCTGGACGAGGCGCTGGCGCAGGTGGTGCGCCGCGACTACCGCGTCGAACAGCGGATGACCATCGACGTGTCGATCCGCGTGGACGACGAGGTGGTCGAAAGCGGTTGGGCGCTCAACGAAGCCAGCATCGAGAACGCCGTGCGCATGGGTGTGCTGGAGGTGGTGCTCGAGGTCGACGGCCGCCCGGTGTCGGCGTTCGGCTGCGACGGCATCCTCATCGCCACGCCCACCGGATCCACGGCCTACGCGTTCTCCGCGGGCGGTCCGGTGGTGTGGCCGGAACTGGAAGCGCTGCTGGTCATCCCCAGTAACGCCCACGCCCTGTTCGCGCGTCCGCTGGTGACCAGCCCGGATTCCCGCATCGCGGTCGAATCCGTTGCCACGGGCCATGATGCGATAGTTTTCCTGGATGGCAGGCGCACCCTCGCCCTGCCGAGGGGTGGTCGAGTGGAAGCGGTCCGCGGCGCCGAACCGGTGCAGTGGGTGCGGTTGGATTCCGCGCCGTTCGCCGACCGGATGGTGCGCAAATTCCAATTGCCCGTGACAGGCTGGCGTGGCCGACGGCGAACGGAGAGCACACGTGCTGACAGAGATCAGGATTGACGGACTCGGCGTCATCTCCACGGCGACCGCGCAATTCCATGAGGGTCTGACGGTCCTGACCGGTGAGACCGGCGCCGGAAAAACGATGGTCGTCACCAGTTTGCATCTGCTGAGTGGTGCGCGTGCCGACGCGGGACGGGTGCGGTTGGGCGCCTCGCGTGCGGTGGTGGAGGGCCGGTTCACCATCGATGAGGTGAACGAGGCGGCGCGCGCCGAGGTGGCCGAGGTGCTGGAAGCGGCGGCCGCCGAACGTGACGACGACGGCAGCGTGATCGCGATCCGCACCGTCGGCAGCGACGGACGATCCCGGGCGCATCTGGGCGGGCGCGGGGTGCCTGCCTCGGTGCTGTCGGATTTCACGGCCCCGCTGCTGACCGTGCACGGGCAGAACGACCAGTTGCGGTTGCAGC
This genomic interval carries:
- the tyrS gene encoding tyrosine--tRNA ligase, giving the protein MSGHIIDELTWRGLIAQSTDLDALRAALAEGPQSLYAGFDPTAASLHAGHLVPLLALKRFQRAGHRPIVLAGGATGLIGDPRDVGERTMNSADTVAEWAGRIRSQLERFVDIDDSPTGAMIVDNMAWTGQLSAVDFLRDIGKHFSVNVMLARDTVKRRLDGEGISYTEFSYMLLQANDYLQLRRNHGCLLQVGGSDQWGNIIAGVELNRRVDGAHVHALTVPLVTSADGKKFGKSTGGGSLWLDPEMTSPYAWYQYFVNTADADVIRYLRWFTFLDREELAELEQATAERPHAREAQRRLAAEMTDLVHGPEHTRAVQLASQALFGRADLRELDESTLAAALREAAVDGTVAEIAPGQPNTIVDLLVASGLCESRGAARRAVNEGGASVNNERVTDIEWTPEAGDYLHERWLVLRRGKRNFAGVLRAGGN
- a CDS encoding tetratricopeptide repeat protein; its protein translation is MSVDRRDDAAEQRSTVAAQTGERGDVTENGDRGRRGGDRGWNERGPRREEGRRGDGPGGDRRRGGEGGRGPGGRMMDRRPPRPEEPDLPDDVQASDLDTTIRRDLLSLDKGNAETVARHLVMAARLLDDDPGLALAHARAARQRAGRIAVVRETAGVVAYHAGEWAEALSELRTARRMSGGSGLLAVMADCERGLGRPERAIELGRSEEARALRGDEATELRIVVAGARMDLGQYDQAVVTLQTNDLDPSRTGSAAARLFYAYADALVAAGRTDEGLTWFLNAAAADLDGETDAEERAAELTGDA
- a CDS encoding HAD-IIA family hydrolase; translation: MMRVRDRYGALLLDLDGTLYRGQAVIDGAPAALADGSQRLVYVTNNASRGPAVVAEHLAELGFRAGTGDVVTSAQAAARLLAERLEPQAQVLVVGTDDLAAEVSAVGLRPVRRFNGSAPAAVVQGHSPETGWPDLAEAAYALRADALWIAANTDKTLPNERGLAPGNGSMVAALRAASDREPIVAGKPYAPLLEDALVRAGTRDALVVGDRLDTDIEGAQCVELDSLLVLTGVSTLADLAEWPEHLWPTYVANSLDALNQPPVPASGGGIGDLADTLRDNPGRAVTVRASRSEIR
- a CDS encoding TlyA family RNA methyltransferase translates to MARRARVDAELVRRGLARSREHAVELIGAGRVLINGTVAVKPATAVEPGTPLLVREQPDEVSWASRGAHKLLGALEAFEPEGLTVAGKRCLDAGASTGGFTDVLLSRQASEVVAADVGYGQLVWRLQNDERVHVMDRTNVRTLSAEAIGGPVQLVVTDLSFISLALVLPALAACAAPGADLLPMVKPQFEVGKERVGSGGVVRDPALRAEAVRTVAAAAAELGLRTLAAVASPLPGPSGNVEYFLWLRNDGPFDYDEAAVAALVEGAVEEGPQ
- a CDS encoding NAD kinase, with the translated sequence MNALTGEAGGREILLVSHPGRAEIIETSHRVAKILADAGIGLRVLADEAYSTKFEADSGASGGYPVRVVEHKPDAALGCEMVLALGGDGTFLRGAELARTASVPVLGINLGRIGFLTEAEAEHLDEALAQVVRRDYRVEQRMTIDVSIRVDDEVVESGWALNEASIENAVRMGVLEVVLEVDGRPVSAFGCDGILIATPTGSTAYAFSAGGPVVWPELEALLVIPSNAHALFARPLVTSPDSRIAVESVATGHDAIVFLDGRRTLALPRGGRVEAVRGAEPVQWVRLDSAPFADRMVRKFQLPVTGWRGRRRTESTRADRDQD